The following are encoded in a window of Rosa chinensis cultivar Old Blush chromosome 4, RchiOBHm-V2, whole genome shotgun sequence genomic DNA:
- the LOC112197453 gene encoding uncharacterized protein LOC112197453 codes for MDSLSSVSPSIILPPTANPLRPRRRRMSISPVSLRNRNLCLYSVFRVPRSPDLSRRRFGLREASCRSACGGGGAGANQEEEDSDDESEQVERALHLDGSIPSTSDEFVKRVSSRAYDMRRHLQQTFDSSSYDVLEANPWRETSKPVYVLTQRENQLCTMKTRRNVSEVERELGQLFSKGGKWNQAKQPRNGNKFQMLVEDIRDGVLVFEDANEAVKYCDLLQGGGQGCEGVAEIEASSVFALCQKMRGLAVLFRRGRKPPLPQSLELNLRARKRSLEDQQD; via the exons ATGGATTCCCTCTCATCGGTTTCGCCCTCCATAATCCTCCCTCCGACCGCCAACCCTCTCCGTCCGCGGCGCCGCCGCATGAGTATCTCTCCGGTCAGCCTACGCAACCGCAACCTCTGCCTGTACTCTGTTTTCCGAGTGCCGCGCTCTCCCGATCTCTCCAGAAGGCGGTTCGGTCTCAGAGAAGCTTCCTGCAGGTCGGCCTGCGGCGGCGGAGGAGCTGGGGCAAATCAGGAGGAAGAGGATTCCGACGACGAAAGTGAGCAGGTGGAGAGGGCCCTTCACCTCGACGGCAGTATTCCTTCTACTTCGGATGAGTTTGTGAAGCGCGTGTCGTCACGCGCTTACGATATGCGGCGGCACCTCCAGCAGACCTTCGATAGCAGCAGCTATGATG TGTTGGAGGCTAATCCTTGGAGAGAAACTTCCAAGCCTGTATATGTATTAACTCAGAGGGAGAACCAGCTGTGCACAATGAAAACACGAAGAAATGTCAG TGAAGTTGAAAGGGAGCTTGGGCAATTGTTTTCCAAAGGAGGAAAGTGGAACCAAGCTAAACAGCCCAGAAATGGTAACAAGTTCCAGATGCTTGTTGAGGATATTAGGGATGGAGTGCTT GTTTTCGAGGATGCAAATGAAGCAGTGAAGTACTGTGATTTGTTGCAAGGAGGCGGCCAAGGTTGTGAAGGTGTTGCAGAAATAGAGGCCTCATCA GTATTTGCTCTGTGCCAGAAAATGAGAGGTCTAGCGGTTCTGTTTCGTCGCGGAAGAAAGCCTCCGTTGCCTCAGAGCTTGGAGCTCAACCTTAGGGCCAGGAAGCGCTCCCTTGAAGACCAACAAGACTAA